The proteins below come from a single Papaver somniferum cultivar HN1 chromosome 11, ASM357369v1, whole genome shotgun sequence genomic window:
- the LOC113325437 gene encoding transcription factor ORG2-like isoform X2, translated as MPSSSGRNGAMSTDITSTVKKLNHNASERDRRKKLNNLYSSLRSLLPGSDHTKKLSIPVTVSKVVKYIPDLQKQVDKLIQGKEEILTSISKQQTAGGGDRLRDSKSRKVLAVKKQSLPTVSANRVDDREVVIQICSLKVNIPLLSEVLLNLEREDFRVLNASAFDSSGDRVFYNLHLQLLS; from the exons ATGCCTTCTAGCAGTGGTCGTAATGGAGCGATGAGTACCGATATAACCTCGACAGTAAAGAAGTTAAATCATAACGCAAGCGAACGAGATCGTCGTAAGAAACTCAACAATTTATACTCATCACTTCGTTCTCTACTTCCTGGCTCCGACCACACG AAGAAACTAAGTATTCCGGTGACTGTTTCTAAAGTGGTGAAATACATTCCGGACTTGCAAAAACAAGTAGATAAATTGATACAAGGGAAAGAAGAGATTTTAACGAGCATTTCGAAGCAGCAAACAGCTGGTGGAGGAGATCGTCTTAGAGATAGTAAGTCGAGAAAAGTGTTAGCCGTGAAAAAGCAATCTTTACCAACTGTATCAGCAAACAGAGTAGATGACAGGGAAGTTGTAATTCAGATTTGTTCGTTAAAGGTTAACATACCTTTATTATCTGAGGTTTTGCTAAATTTGGAAAGGGAAGACTTTCGGGTCCTTAATGCTTCAGCTTTTGACTCTAGTGGTGATCGGGTTTTCTACAATCTCCATCTTCAG